Genomic DNA from Azospirillum brasilense:
ATGGATCGAACATCGAAAGAAGCGCCCGTCCAGCGCAAAGAGTCCTTGTCGTCCGCAGCGGAAGCGGCACCTAATGGGTGAAAACCGTGCGCAGAGGAGACGCAACGTCATGAACGCCAGCGCCTATCCGGTCATCGTCCGCCCCCTGCCCCCGGAGCAGGGTGTCGGCTATGTGGCCGAGGTGCCCGACCTGCCGGGCTGCACCGCGGGCGGCGCCACCCCCGCCGACGCCAGCACGGCGGCGCTCGACGCCATCACCGCCTGGATCGAGAACGCCCGCCGCACCGGCGCGCCGGTCCCGCCCCCCTCGGAGCGTTTGCGCGAAGTCACCCAGTGAGAGCCCAGGATATTTTCATCGGGGCATAAGCCCTCGCACTTGGCCCCCACCCTAGCCCTCCCCCGCTATCGCAGGGGAGGGAACTCCGCCGCGCGACCCTCAATCCCCTCCCCTGCGCAGCGGGGGAGGGCCAGGGTGGGGGCTCGTGGCGACCACAAGCGGAAAAATCAGAGGCCGTAGCGCGACCAGAGCGCGCGTTCCTCGACAGCGGACAGAGCCGCCGCCGGAAGGTCGGCCGCGAGACGGTCCAGCGAAGCCATGCCCACCGGCGCATCCACGCGGAAACCCATGCGGCGGAACCAGCGCCGGTCCTCCTGCACCACGCGCAGCCGGACCTTCTCGCCGAAGCGGCCGCGCAGCACGCTGCGCAGGTCGCCGATGCCGTCGATCAGCCCCAGCTCCAGCGCGCGCCGACCCGCCCAGAAGGCGCCGGAGAACAGTTCCTCCTCCGGCCCGGACAGGCGGGCGCCGCGGCGGTCGCGCACCATCGCCTTGAAGGCGTCGTGGATCTCCGCCTGGATCGCCTTCAGATGAGCCACCCCGTCCTCCCGCTCCGGCGAGAAGGGGTCGAGAATTACCTTCTTGTCGCCCGCGGTGTAGAGCCGCCGCTCGATGCCGTAACGCTCGATGAAGTCGTGCGCGCCGAAGCCGGCGGAGACCACACCGATGGAGCCCAGGATGCTGCTCTCGTCCGCCCAGATCTCGTCCGCCGCGCAGGCCAGCCAGTAGCCGCCGGACGCCGCCGCGTCCTCGCAGAAGGCGAAGACCGGCACCTTCTTCTCGGTGGCGAGGTCGCGGATGCGCTTGGCGATCAGCGCCGACTGCACCGGCGACCCGCCCGGCGAGTTGACGACCAGCGCCACCGCCGCCTGCGTCTTCGGCGCGAAGGCGCGTTCGATCAGCCCGGCCATGTTGGCCATGGTCAGCCCCTGGCGGAAGGCTCCGGCCTGACCGATGACACCGGACAGGCGGAGGACGGACACGATCGGCCCGGCGTCGCGCCAGGGGCCGAACGGGAGTTTGGCGAGCAGCTTCGTCATGTTCATCGCCGGTTGAAATGGTGGCGCTGACGCCGGATTGAAAGCACCGGCTTAAGCGATCAATGGTTCCATGTCGCGCAGAATCCGCTGCGCCTGCGCGCCATAGGCGCCATCGGGGCCGTGCAGCACCAGCCCGGCGGTGAATCGCGCCGGCGAGCGCCCCCCCTTTTGCGCCGCCAGCAGGATGCGCCGCGCCTCCTCCCCCGCCTTCGGCCAGAGCGGGACGAGCGTCAGCGAGCCGATTCGGGCGCCGTGGAGCGCGGCCAGGATCTCGTCCACCCGGTCGGCCCGGTGGACCATGGTCAGCGTGCCGCGCGGCTTCAGCATCGCAGCGGCGAAGCGCACCCAGTCGGCCAGGCCCGCCTCCCCCTCCACGTTGGCGGCGGCCTTCCAGGGGTCAGGCGGCACGCTGGCCGCCCCGGCGCGCAGATAGGGCGGGTTCATCATCACCCGGTCGAAGGTGCCGGGAACCAGCTCCGGCGGCGGGGCGAGCAGGTCGCCCTCAAGGACGCCCACCCGGCCGTCCAGCCCGTTGAGGGCGGCGTTGCGCCGGGCGAAGTCCGCCGCATCCGCCCGCTTCTCCAGCCCGACGACCACGACACCCGGCACACGGGCGGCGAGGCACAGCGCCGCCGCCCCGGTGCCGGTGCCGACGTCCAGCACCCGCTCCCCCGCCCCGGCGGCGGTGAAGGCGGCGAGCAGCACCGGGTCGATGGCGGCGCGGTAGCCGGCCTGCGGCTGGTGCAGGCGGACACGCCCGTCGAGAAGCGTGTCGAACGCCGCGTCGCTCTCCGCCGTCACGCCCCCAGCTCCTCCCCGGCGTCGCGCAGCAGGCGGCAGGCGGCGGCGTGGTCGTCGTCGTCCACCATCAGGCGGCGGGGGATGGCGCCGATGGAGCCCTCCAGAATGCTGGTGTGGGTGTCCAGCACGATCCCCTCGATTCCCGCGTCGGTCAGCAGGGCGAGAAGCCAGCTCAGACGGACCGGATCGGTGGTGCGCAGCAGTTCCTTCATGAAATCCCGGCTGTTCTGTGCCCTTATTCGCCTTGCGGACTTGACCGAAGAGGCTATGCCGTTATGCTCCCTGCCGGAATTCGTCACGTCAATCATCATTGGAGTCGACCTTGGCGGTCGTGACCAACCTCGAGCCGAAACGGCGGAAGTCCACCCCGCTCGACGATCTGACCGCCCTGGTGGCCGATGACCTGGGCGCGGTCAACGAGATCATCGTCCAGCGGATGCACTCGTCCGTGGAGATGATCCCGCAGCTTGCCGGCTACCTCATCGCCGCGGGTGGCAAGCGCCTGCGCCCCGTCCTCACCCTCGCCGCCGCCGAGCTGTGCGGCTACAAGGGCGAGGATCACAAGATGCTGGCCGCGGTGGTGGAGTTCATCCACACCGCCACCCTGCTTCACGACGACGTCGTGGACGAGAGCGACCTGCGCCGCGGGCTGGCCTCGGCCAACGCGGTGTTCGGCAACAAGGCCAGCGTGCTGGTCGGCGACTTCCTGTTCTCCCGCAGCTTCGAGCTGATGGTGGAGGTCGGGTCGCTCGACGTGCTGCGCATCCTGTCCAAGGCGTCCGCGGTCATCGCCGAGGGCGAGGTGCTGCAGCTGCGCACCACCAACGACACCGAGACCAGCGAGCAGGCCTATTTGGAGGTCATCAAGGCCAAGACGGCGGAGCTGTTCGCCGCCGCCTGCCGCGTCGGCGCCGTGGTGGCCGCCCGCCCGCAGGCGGAGGAGCTGGCGCTCTACGATTACGGCATGAATCTGGGCATCGCCTTCCAGCTCGTCGACGACGTGCTGGACTATTCCGCCTTCCAGGCGAAGCTGGGCAAGACGGTCGGCGACGATTTCCGCGAGGGCAAGATCACCCTCCCCGTCGTGCTGGCCTTCCGTCGCGGCAATGACGAGGAGCGGGCCTTCTGGCGCCGCACCATGGAGGAGCTGGACCAGCAGGAGGGCGACCTGGAGCGCGCCCAGGAGCTGATGGCCAAGCACAACGCGCTGAAGGACACGGTGGAGCGTGCGCGCCACTACGGCTCCATCGCGCGCGACGCGCTGGGCCTGTTCCAGGACAGCCCGGTGAAGGCCGCCCTGCTGGAGGTGCTGGACTTCGTGATCGAGCGCGATTTCTAAGCGTACGCAACTTTTTCGCCGCCGGGGGTGATTTTCACGTTGCAGCCCCCGGATCGAGCGGCTATATACGCGGCCCACGGTGACGCCGGCCACGGCGCCACCGACGGACCGGAGAGTAGCTCAGCCTGGTAGAGCACTGCTTTCGGGAGGCAGGGGCCGGAGGTTCGAATCCTCTCTCTCCGACCAACACGAAAAGGGCCGATGCGGCAACGCATCGGCCCTTTCGCTTTTCCGGCCCGGCCAACCAGCCCTTGCGGCGGTCTTCCCCCGGCTTTCGCGACCCGGCAAAAAAACATTCCGCAAATGCCGCTTATTCCCATTGCAGCCCGCGGGCAATGGGTCTATACACCCGCTCCACGGCGACGCTGGCGACGGCGGCACCGACGGACCGGAGAGTAGCTCAGCCTGGTAGAGCACTGCTTTCGGGAGGCAGGGGCCGGAGGTTCGAATCCTCTCTCTCCGACCAATACGAAAAGGGCCGATGCGGCAACGCATCGGCCCTTTCGCTTTTCCGCTCCGCCGCTGCGGCACAGGCCGCGCTCCCGCCTGTTGTCCCTTTGGAAGCGACACAGACGGGGAGCGGACCCATGGAACAGGCGATCGGACAGGAACCCCAGGCGGCGGGCGGCCCGGTGGGGACGGAGATCGACCCCAAGGCCGTGGTGGTGTCCCGCGCGGTGCGCGACCTGCTCCAGCCCCACGGCTTCCGTCCCCGCGACATCGGCAGCGGGCTGGGCGGCGGCATGGCCTGGAACCGGCGCGGCGGCGACGACACCCACGAGATGATCACCTGCAACGGGCGGCTGTCCGGCGACCCCGACCGGGCGGAATGGACCGCCGGGCGCTACGGCAACCGCGGCGGCTTCGTGGAGGTCACCGGCCTGACGCTGCGCGGCGCGCTGGACGCACTGGCGGTGCTGCCCCGGCCGGTGCGGGTGGACGGCTCGCTGGCCGAGGGCATCTACCCATCGCTGGAGGACGCCCTCGACGACATCGCGTGACGGGCTATTTCAGCGCCTCGTCGATCTCCACCTGATAGCCCTTGGCGAGGCGGTTGGTCTCGTTGGCCATGCCGACGACGGCCATCAGCTCGCCGAACTGCGCGTCGGTCATGCCGGCGCGGCGCGCGGCGGCCTCGTGCGAGCGGATGCAGTAGTCGCAGCCGTTGGTGACGCTGACCGCGACGAAGATCATCTCCTTGACCATCGGGTCCAGCGCGCCGGGGGCCATCACCTCCTTCAGGCTCTCCCAGGTGCGCTTCAGCGTGGGCGGGTGATGGGCGGCCATCTTCCAGAAATTGTTGACGTCCGGCACGTTGCGGGCCGCCTTGATGTCGTCGTAGACAGCGCGCACTTCGGGAGCGGCGTCGGCGTGCTCGATGGGCTTCAGGGGCATGGCTGATGGTCTCCGCGGCAGCAGGGCACAGATGAGGGGAACGATCCCGCGGCATTGTCGCCGCTTCGGCTTCGCGGGGCCATGGCGAAGGAACCCGGCCTCATATCTCTTCCGCTGAAGGTCATAGGGGCGCCTGAAAGTTCAGGTTGCTCCAGCCGCCGCGGACCGGCATAGCTTCCTGGTTCCGATGGCCTGCGCACGGCGTCCCGCCCTGTCGCCACCCTCCCCGCCTTCAAGTCCCCCAGACCATGCCCCTCCGCCACCTCGACGCCCTGGCAACCGAATCGGAAGGAATGGTGCGCCTTCTGCGCATCCTTCTGGTCGCCTCCGTCCTGGTGCCCTCCCTGCTGTTCACCGCCATCGCCTGGCGCGACTTTCACGAGGAAGAGGCGCAGGCGGAGCGCAACATCCGCAAGACCGTGCTGATCCTGCACGAGCACATGCAGAAGGTCTTCGACACGGTCGAGCAGGTCCTGGACCGGCTGGACGAGCGGACCGCCGGCATGAGCTGGGACGAGATCGGCCGGGCCGACGACCTGCACGGCTATCTGAGGACGCTGGTGGAGGAGCTTCCCCAGATCGGCGTCGTCGGGCTGGTCGATCCCAACGGCGCGCTGCGCAACGACAACCGGCTGTTCCCGGCCCCGCCGATCAATGTGGGCGACCGGGAGTATTTCCGGACCCAGGCGGCCGCCGACGCCGGCATCCTGGTCAGCGAGGCGATCACGGGGCGCGGGTCGGGCAAGCGGCAGTTCAACGTCACGCGCCGCCGCGCCGCCACGGGGGGACCGGAAGGGCCGTTCAACGGCGTTCTGCTGACCGCGGTGATGGCCGATTACCTGAGCGATTTCTATCAGCTCGTCGTCGCCGGTCCGAAGGAGTCGATCTCCCTCGTCCGCCGCGACGGCTCGGTTCTGGTCCGTTTCCCCTCAATGGGCGACCGCCAGACCCGTCACGCCACGGACAGCATCCTGCTCGGCGCCATGGCGGCGGGGCAGACCGAGGGGGTGTTCCGCACGCGGGGCCGCCTTGATGGCGTGACGAGGCTCAACGGCTTCATGCATGTCGCGCCCTACCCGATCTACGTCACCTACGGCATTCCGATCAGCGAGATCCGGGCCGGCTGGATGCGCAACATCCTGCTCTACGCCGCCTTCACCGTGCCGGCGATGCTGGCCCTCGTCGGCATCACCCTGCTGGCGCTGCGCCGCGCGCGGAGCGAGACGCGGGCCATCCGCCGCTGGACCGAAGAGGCGCGCGCCCGCGAAGCCCTGGAGAACGCGCTGCGCCAGTCGCAGAAGCTGGAGGCGCTCGGTCAACTGACCGGGGGCGTCGCCCACGATTTCAACAATCTTCTGACCGCCGCCCTGGCCAACCTGCATCTGATGGAACGGCACCTGCCGGCGGAAGGCGCGCGCTATCTGAACGGCACGCGCACCGCTCTGGAACGCGCCCGGACGCTGACCGGGCAGTTGCTCGCCTTCTCGCGGCAGGAAGCGGTGGACCCCAAGGTGATCGATCTGGGGGACGCCCTGCGGAGCATGGCCAATCTGCTGGAGCGCTCCATCCGCGCCGACATCGCGCTGGACTGGGCGCTTCCCAGCGCTCCGCTGCCGGTGGAGGTGGACCCGGTCCAGCTGGAGCTGGCGGTGCTGAACCTCGTGGTCAACGCCCGCGACGCGATGCCGGCGGGCGGGCGCATCCGCATCGCCACCCGGCAGGAGGAGACGCCCGACGGCCCGCTGGCCGTTCTGGAGATCACCGACACCGGCGGCGGCATGCCGCCGGAGGTCGCCGCCCGCGCCTTCGAGCCCTTCTTCACCACCAAGCCGCACGGCAAGGGGACGGGGCTGGGCCTGTCGATGGTCTACGGCTTCGCCCGGCAATCCGGCGGCAACGCCACCATCTCCAGCGCGCCGCGCCGCGGCACGGTGGTCCGCGTCAGCCTGCCGGTGTCCGGCCGGGCGCCGGAGGCCGAAGCGGTTCCGGACGCGGCGGAGGTGGTGCCGCCCGGCCCGGTGCGCCTGCTGGTTGTCGAGGACAACGCTCTGGTGCTGATGGCCACCGTGGAGGGGCTGGCGCAGGAGGGTTTCGACGTGGTGACCGCCGACCACGGCGCCGCCGCGCTGGAGATCCTGGAGCAGGACTCAGCCTTCGACGTGATCGTGACGGATGTCGTCATGCCCTACGGCGTGTCGGGAATCGATCTGGCGCGGCGGGTGCAGGAGCGCTGGCCCGACATCCGGGTTCTGCTGATTTCCGGCTACAGCCCCGAATCGCTGAACGGGCTCAAGGCCGACGCCGCCGTCCTGCCCAAGCCCTTCACCCCGGACCAGCTCGCCGCCCGCGTCCGCGCCCTGCTGCGCACCATGAAGACCGCCTGACCGAAGACTGGCTGACCGGAGACTGGCTGACCGAAGACTGGCTGACCGGACACGTCAGAGCAGGACGCTGATGAACATCGGCGCCCACAGCACCGCCGACCAGATCAGCCCCAGGAAGATGCCGTGGGTGAGGTCGGTGAAGGTCGGTTCCGACAGGCAGTGCATGCGCCAGAACGCTTCGCGGTCGTTCATGCCCCGACGCTGCGGGGGATGGTTCTGAACGTCCTTCATGACCGTTTCCTTGTTGGGGGCCAAAAGGAAGGAACCGGCGAAGGGCGCCGCGGTTCCGCCGCGCGGGAGGAACATCGATCGGGCAGGACGGGAAACGCCGAAAAGGAAAAGGCCCCCTGCCCTTTCGGGCGGGAGGCCTTCCGGTCGGATGGGATGAGCCGCTTACTTGGTGCGGATCATCGGGGTGAGCTGGTCGCCCCAGTTGCCCGTCGCGTTGTGATAGCGGGCGGTGCGCATCAGCTCGACCGTCACGCCGGCTTCCACGGCCTTGACGACGGCGTCGTTCAGGCGGTGCAGGCTGTTGGCGAGGACGCGGATGGCGCTCTCCTGCTCGTCCGTGAGGTTCGAACGCTCGTCCGGCGGCGCATCCTGGAAACCCGACTGATTCGTCATGCGGCTATCCTTCCCTTGTTCTCCGGCCCGGGTCTTGCGGCCCCGGCTCTGCCCTGGTTCACCGGCGCCGTTGCGCCGGCATGGCCGGGTGCTGCGCTGCAAACCCGGCATTAACGTCTTAACACATCACGCGCCGGTAGCAAGGGCGCGGCAAGACAACCTCGTTCGAAAGAGTCATGCCTCCCGCGGCAGAGTGCCGCTCCCGGAGGATGCTGGATGGGGGAAGGACCCTGCCGCACTTCAATCGCGCTGCGTCCGGCGGACGGCGTTTGATCGGCGCGCGCTCCCGGCCTAGCTTGGCGGTCCAAGGGCAGACGCCGACAAAAACAACCCGCAGCCGATCACAACGAAGAAAGACAGGACCATGGCCGACACCGCGACCGATTCCCGCTCCGTCGCCTTTCTGGGGCTTGGCACGATGGGCTTCCCCATGGCCGGCCATCTGGCCGTCCGGGGCGGCCACCGGGTGACCGTCTACAACCGCACCGCCGCCAAGGCCGAGGCCTGGGCCGCCCGCTTCGGCGGGGCCGGCGCCGCCACCCCGGCCGCCACCCCGGCCGAGGCCGCCCGCGACGCCGAGGTGGTTTTCCTCTGCGTCGGCGGCGACGACGACGTGCGGGCGGTGGCCGGCGAGGCGATGGACGCCATGAAGCCCGGCACGATCATCGCCGACCATTCCACGGTGTCCGCCACCGTCGCGCGCGAGATGGCCGAGCTGGCCCGCGCGCGCGGCCTGTTCTTTCTCGACGCGCCGGTGTCCGGCGGGCAGGCCGGGGCGGAGAACGGCGTGCTGACGGTGATGGTGGGCGGCGACGCCGACGCCTTCGCCCGTGCCCAGCCGCTGATGGCCTGCTACGGGCGCTCCGTCACCCATATGGGGCCGGCGGGCGCCGGCCAGCTGACCAAGATGGTCAACCAGATCTGCATCGCCGGTCTGCTGCAGGGTCTGGCCGAGGGCATGGCCTTTGCCCAGAAGGCCGGGCTGGACGGGCACAAGGTCGTGGATGTGATCGGAAAGGGGGCGGCGCAGTCCTGGCAGATGGACAACCGCGCCAAGACGATGCTGGACGGCAAGTTCGACTTCGGTTTCGCCGTGGACTGGATGCGCAAGGACCTGGGCATCGTGCTGGGCGAGGCCCGCAACAACGGCGCCAGCCTGCCCGTCACCGCCCTGGTCGACCAGTTCTACGCCGAGGTGCAGGGGATGGGCGGCAACCGGCTGGACACCTCCAGCCTGATGACGCGGCTGACGCGCTGACCGGAGGGAGGATGGGGAGCGCCGCGGCGCTCCCCTTTTGCCTCAGATGCGGACGACCTTGCCGGGGTTCATCCGGTTCTCCGGGTCGAAGGCGCGCTTCAGTTCGCCCATCACGGCGAAGGCGTCGCCGGCCTCCTTCTCCAGGAACTCCATCTTGCCGTAGCCGATGCCGTGTTCGCCGGTGCAGGTGCCGCCCATGGCGAGCGCCCGGTCGACCATGCGGTCGTTCAGGCGCTTGGCCTCGGCCATCTCCTCCGGCTTGTCGGGGTCAATGACGTAGACGAGGTGGAAGTTGCCGTCGCCGACATGGCCGACCAGCGGGGCCAGCATCGAGGATTCGGCGATGTCCTTCTTGGTCTCCAGGATGCAGTCGGCCAGCCGCGAGATCGGCACGCAGACGTCGGTCGGCCAGCCCTTGGAGCCGGGGCGCAGCGCCAGCGCCGCGTAATAGCCGTCGTGGCGGGCCTGCCAGAGCTTGGAGCGGTCCTCCGGACGGGTCGCCCAGGTGAATTCGCTGCCGCCAAACTCCGCGGCGATGGCCGCGACCATCTCGGCCTGCTCCTTCACCCCGGCCGCCGTGCCGTGGAACTCGAAGAACAGGGTCGGGGCGACCGTGTAGTCCAGCTTGGAATACTTGTTCACCGCGTCCATCTGGACCTCGTCCAGCAGCTCGATGCGGGCGACGGGGATGCCGGACTGGATGGTCTGGATCACCGTGTCCACGGCGCCGCGAATGTCGTTGAACGGGCAGACCGCCGACGAGATCGCCTCCGGAATGCCGTAGAGGCGCAGCGTCACCTCGGTGATGATGCCGAGCGTGCCCTCCGCCCCGACGAACAGGCGGGTCAGGTCATAGCCGGCGGCGGACTTGCGGGCGCGCCCGCCGGTCTTGATGATCCGGCCGTCGGCCAGCACCACGGTCAGCCCCAGCACATTCTCGCGCATGGTGCCGTAGCGCACCGCGTTGGTGCCGCTGGCGCGGGTGGAGGCCATGCCGCCCAGCGAGGCGTCGGCGCCGGGGTCGATGGGGAAGAACAGGCCGGTGTCGCGCAGATGCTCGTTGAGCTGCTTGCGGGTCACGCCGGCCTGGACGGTGACGTCGAGGTCCTCGGGGCTGACGCGCAGGACCTCCTTCATGTTCGACACGTCGATGCAGACGCCGCCGGCCAGCGCCGCGACGCCGCCCTCCAGCGAGGTGCCGGTGCCGAAGGGAATGATCGGCAGCTTGTGCTTCGCGCACAGCTTGACGATGGCGCTGACCTCCGCGGTGGAGGTGGCGAAGGCGACGCCGTCGGGCGGGAAGTTGGGGTGGTAGGACTCGTCCTTGCCGTGATGCTCGCGCACCGCCGCGGCGGTGGTGAAGCGGTCCCCAAGCAGGGCCTTGAACTCGGCCTTCATCTCGTCGGTGAAGGCGACGCGAGGCTGGGCGGCGGGTACGGCGGTCATGGACGAATCTCCCCGGGGGTCCTTTTGGCACGAAGCCGTGCGGTGGTAGGACCGGAGAAGCTAAGCCCCGCCGCCCGCGCAGACAAGCGACTCGCGCGCATGGGTGGGTGCCACAGCAAAAGCCCTCTCCCCCCTGGGGAGAGGGGAGGGTGAGGGGGCATTACGCCCGGCCGGGCGGAGAAGGGCTCCCGCTTCGTGCCCTTGGCCGCCTTCGGCGCCCCCTCATCCTAACCTTCTCCCCAGGGGGGAGAAGGAACAGGCATTCTCACGCCTCCTCGTAGCCGCCGCCGCCCGGGGTCTCGACGACCAGCACGTCGCCCTCCCCCATGGCGGTCTTGTCCTGCGGGCCGAGCTCCTCCACCGAGCCGTCGGTGCGCTGGACCCAGGTGCGGCCGATCTGGCCGGGGGCGCCGCCCTTCAGGCCGAAGGGCGGAACCCGGCGGTGGTTGGACAGGATGGCGGCGGTCATCGGCTCCAGGAACTTCAGGCGCCGCACCACCCCGTCGCCGCCGCGCCAGCGCCCCGCCCCGCCCGATTCGCGGCGGATGCGGAAGCTGTCCAGCAGCACCGGGAAGCGCCATTCCAGCACCTCCGGATCGGTCAGGCGCGAGTTGGTCATGTGGGTGTGCACCGCGTCCGTCCCGTCGAAGCCGGGACCGGCGCCGGAGCCGCCGCAGACCGTCTCGTAATACTGGTAGCGCTCGTTGCCAAAGGTCGTGTTGTTCATCGTCCCCTGGGCCGAGGCCAGCACGCCGAGCGCGCCGTACAGCGCGTCGGTGACGCACTGGCTGGTCTCCACGTTGCCGGCCACCACCGCGGCGGGGTAGCTGGGCGACAGCATGGTGCCCGGCGGGATGACGATCTCGATCGGTTTCAGGCAGCCTTCGTTCATCGGGATCTCGTCGTCCACCAGCGTGCGGAAGACGTAGAGCACCGCCGCCCGGCACACCGCCGTCGGGGCGTTGAAGTTGCTGGTGAGCTGCGGGCTGGTGCCGGTGAAGTCCACCCGCGCCGACCGCTCGTCCTTGTCGATGGTGATGCGGACCTTGATGACCGCGCCGTTGTCCAGCTCCTGCACGAACTCGCCGTCGGTCAGCACGTCGATGACGCGGCGGACCTGCTCCTCGGCGTTGTCCTGGACCAGCTTCATGTAGGCGTTGACCGTCTCCAGCCCGAACTGGGCGACGATGCGGCGCAGCTCGCGCGCGCCCTGCTCGTTGGCGGCGATCTGGGCCTTCAGGTCGCCCAGGTTCTGCGCCACGTTGCGCGCCGGCTGCGGCCCGGCGGTGAAGAGGGCGACGACCTCCTCCTCCAGGAAGCGGCCCCGCTCGACCAACTGGATGTTGTCGAGAAGGACGCCCTCCTGGTCAATCGTCGTGCTGTCCGGCGGCATCGAGCCGGGGGTGATCCCGCCGACGTCGGCGTGGTGCCCGCGCGAGGCGACGTAGAACAGCACCCGTTCGCCGGCCTCGTCGAAGACCGGAGTGATGACGGTGATGTCCGGCAGATGCGTCCCCCCGTGATAGGGGTCGTTCAGCATATAGACGTCGCCGGGGTTCATCGCGCCGTGGCGCCGCTCGACGATGGCGCGCACGCTCTCGCCCATGGAGCCGAGATGCACCGGCATATGCGGGGCGTTGGCGATCAGCCCGCCGTCCGCGTCGAACAGGGCGCAGGAGAAGTCCAGCCGCTCCTTGATGTTCACCGAATAGGCGGTCTTCTCCAGCGTGAAGCCCATCTGCTCGGCGATGGACATGAAGAGGTTGTTAAAGACCTCCAGCATCACCGGGTCGGCCTTGGTGCCGATGGCGAGGCGCTGCGGCAGCTCCTCGAAGCGGGTCAGGACGAGGTGGTTCTTGCGCGTGACCTCGGCGATCCAGCCGGGCTCGACCACCGTCGTGGCGATCTTCTCCTTGATGACGGCGGGGCCGGTCACGCGGTTGCCGGGCTGAAGCTGGTCGCGGTCGTAGACCGGCGCCTCGCGGTCGGTGCCGCCGGTGTGCAGGGTGACCGTGGCGAGGCGGCGCGGCAGGGCGCCGGTGACGCCGGGCAGGTCCTGGTCGTCGGCGCTCTCGGTGCGGCCAACCGCCTCCACCGACACGGCCTCGACCACCAG
This window encodes:
- a CDS encoding S49 family peptidase, producing the protein MTKLLAKLPFGPWRDAGPIVSVLRLSGVIGQAGAFRQGLTMANMAGLIERAFAPKTQAAVALVVNSPGGSPVQSALIAKRIRDLATEKKVPVFAFCEDAAASGGYWLACAADEIWADESSILGSIGVVSAGFGAHDFIERYGIERRLYTAGDKKVILDPFSPEREDGVAHLKAIQAEIHDAFKAMVRDRRGARLSGPEEELFSGAFWAGRRALELGLIDGIGDLRSVLRGRFGEKVRLRVVQEDRRWFRRMGFRVDAPVGMASLDRLAADLPAAALSAVEERALWSRYGL
- a CDS encoding NAD(P)-dependent oxidoreductase — translated: MADTATDSRSVAFLGLGTMGFPMAGHLAVRGGHRVTVYNRTAAKAEAWAARFGGAGAATPAATPAEAARDAEVVFLCVGGDDDVRAVAGEAMDAMKPGTIIADHSTVSATVAREMAELARARGLFFLDAPVSGGQAGAENGVLTVMVGGDADAFARAQPLMACYGRSVTHMGPAGAGQLTKMVNQICIAGLLQGLAEGMAFAQKAGLDGHKVVDVIGKGAAQSWQMDNRAKTMLDGKFDFGFAVDWMRKDLGIVLGEARNNGASLPVTALVDQFYAEVQGMGGNRLDTSSLMTRLTR
- a CDS encoding polyprenyl synthetase family protein, which codes for MAVVTNLEPKRRKSTPLDDLTALVADDLGAVNEIIVQRMHSSVEMIPQLAGYLIAAGGKRLRPVLTLAAAELCGYKGEDHKMLAAVVEFIHTATLLHDDVVDESDLRRGLASANAVFGNKASVLVGDFLFSRSFELMVEVGSLDVLRILSKASAVIAEGEVLQLRTTNDTETSEQAYLEVIKAKTAELFAAACRVGAVVAARPQAEELALYDYGMNLGIAFQLVDDVLDYSAFQAKLGKTVGDDFREGKITLPVVLAFRRGNDEERAFWRRTMEELDQQEGDLERAQELMAKHNALKDTVERARHYGSIARDALGLFQDSPVKAALLEVLDFVIERDF
- a CDS encoding hybrid sensor histidine kinase/response regulator, which produces MVRLLRILLVASVLVPSLLFTAIAWRDFHEEEAQAERNIRKTVLILHEHMQKVFDTVEQVLDRLDERTAGMSWDEIGRADDLHGYLRTLVEELPQIGVVGLVDPNGALRNDNRLFPAPPINVGDREYFRTQAAADAGILVSEAITGRGSGKRQFNVTRRRAATGGPEGPFNGVLLTAVMADYLSDFYQLVVAGPKESISLVRRDGSVLVRFPSMGDRQTRHATDSILLGAMAAGQTEGVFRTRGRLDGVTRLNGFMHVAPYPIYVTYGIPISEIRAGWMRNILLYAAFTVPAMLALVGITLLALRRARSETRAIRRWTEEARAREALENALRQSQKLEALGQLTGGVAHDFNNLLTAALANLHLMERHLPAEGARYLNGTRTALERARTLTGQLLAFSRQEAVDPKVIDLGDALRSMANLLERSIRADIALDWALPSAPLPVEVDPVQLELAVLNLVVNARDAMPAGGRIRIATRQEETPDGPLAVLEITDTGGGMPPEVAARAFEPFFTTKPHGKGTGLGLSMVYGFARQSGGNATISSAPRRGTVVRVSLPVSGRAPEAEAVPDAAEVVPPGPVRLLVVEDNALVLMATVEGLAQEGFDVVTADHGAAALEILEQDSAFDVIVTDVVMPYGVSGIDLARRVQERWPDIRVLLISGYSPESLNGLKADAAVLPKPFTPDQLAARVRALLRTMKTA
- a CDS encoding SMc00767 family acetate metabolism repressor codes for the protein MTNQSGFQDAPPDERSNLTDEQESAIRVLANSLHRLNDAVVKAVEAGVTVELMRTARYHNATGNWGDQLTPMIRTK
- a CDS encoding DUF2007 domain-containing protein, yielding MKELLRTTDPVRLSWLLALLTDAGIEGIVLDTHTSILEGSIGAIPRRLMVDDDDHAAACRLLRDAGEELGA
- a CDS encoding tRNA1(Val) (adenine(37)-N6)-methyltransferase, producing the protein MTAESDAAFDTLLDGRVRLHQPQAGYRAAIDPVLLAAFTAAGAGERVLDVGTGTGAAALCLAARVPGVVVVGLEKRADAADFARRNAALNGLDGRVGVLEGDLLAPPPELVPGTFDRVMMNPPYLRAGAASVPPDPWKAAANVEGEAGLADWVRFAAAMLKPRGTLTMVHRADRVDEILAALHGARIGSLTLVPLWPKAGEEARRILLAAQKGGRSPARFTAGLVLHGPDGAYGAQAQRILRDMEPLIA
- a CDS encoding type II toxin-antitoxin system HicB family antitoxin — encoded protein: MNASAYPVIVRPLPPEQGVGYVAEVPDLPGCTAGGATPADASTAALDAITAWIENARRTGAPVPPPSERLREVTQ
- a CDS encoding carboxymuconolactone decarboxylase family protein; translation: MPLKPIEHADAAPEVRAVYDDIKAARNVPDVNNFWKMAAHHPPTLKRTWESLKEVMAPGALDPMVKEMIFVAVSVTNGCDYCIRSHEAAARRAGMTDAQFGELMAVVGMANETNRLAKGYQVEIDEALK